One genomic window of Haloarchaeobius salinus includes the following:
- a CDS encoding DUF5788 family protein, translating to MKAYEQKQLLARIDREGATVGAEIPERIDVQGEPIDLQSFVFEIKRRDTIPTGERERVQQAKKNLRRERLQRRQRIENDWADMSWAEGEELVEAIIGLDRALNALESLGPTNIEAEADAKDAADKKRWMNFLKKALGREGSGPRT from the coding sequence GTGAAAGCGTACGAACAGAAGCAACTGCTCGCGCGCATCGACCGCGAGGGGGCGACCGTGGGCGCGGAGATCCCCGAGCGCATCGACGTGCAGGGCGAGCCCATCGACCTGCAGTCGTTCGTCTTCGAGATCAAGCGTCGGGACACCATCCCGACGGGCGAGCGCGAGCGGGTGCAGCAGGCGAAGAAGAACCTGCGGCGCGAGCGGCTCCAGCGCCGGCAGCGCATCGAGAACGACTGGGCCGACATGAGCTGGGCGGAGGGCGAGGAGCTGGTCGAGGCCATCATCGGGCTGGACCGCGCGCTGAACGCACTGGAGAGCCTCGGCCCGACGAACATCGAGGCGGAGGCCGACGCGAAGGACGCCGCGGACAAGAAACGCTGGATGAACTTCCTGAAGAAGGCCCTCGGCCGCGAGGGCAGTGGCCCACGAACATGA
- a CDS encoding DUF5789 family protein: MADEEEEDAEPAVELGEGEPVEGAPLARVTSRLTWPITKSRLETLEGDAVIRTPDGPTELSAALEDVDITYFEKRQEFEEAVRDVVGRGPVATADE, from the coding sequence ATGGCTGACGAGGAGGAAGAAGACGCAGAACCCGCCGTCGAGCTTGGCGAGGGTGAACCCGTCGAGGGCGCACCGCTCGCACGAGTCACGTCCCGCCTGACCTGGCCTATCACCAAGAGCCGACTCGAGACGCTCGAGGGCGACGCCGTCATCCGGACGCCCGACGGGCCGACCGAGCTCTCCGCGGCCCTCGAGGACGTGGACATCACGTACTTCGAGAAGCGCCAGGAGTTCGAGGAGGCCGTCCGCGACGTCGTCGGTCGCGGCCCCGTCGCGACCGCGGACGAGTAG
- a CDS encoding CPBP family intramembrane glutamic endopeptidase encodes MSSQDAGVVADAVDWLRPRLASLRWSRLSWTARSLVAGAVLSILWMTFHQAGLDQRLVIDGLIFFGGPMALATYYGKEIGYRVDRTAVRNAVLLALFVLPFYLVGSSLPSIRNYYPMWATAAELREPGTFAVHAAKQFALVVAVETYYRGLLCVGVGERFGIKAAFISPVVYALHHIGKPPIEMLLSGPTDVLFGAVDYKSGSILPSVIAHGAGLVLLDWLVIHDPLIPPETVYGWLEWLPVPL; translated from the coding sequence GTGTCGAGCCAGGACGCCGGCGTCGTCGCCGATGCCGTCGACTGGCTCCGCCCCAGGCTCGCGTCCCTGCGCTGGTCCCGGCTCTCCTGGACCGCGAGGTCGCTCGTCGCCGGCGCGGTCCTCTCCATCCTCTGGATGACGTTCCACCAGGCCGGGCTGGACCAGCGGCTGGTCATCGACGGGCTCATCTTCTTCGGTGGGCCGATGGCGCTCGCGACGTACTACGGCAAGGAGATCGGCTACCGGGTCGACCGGACCGCGGTCCGGAACGCCGTGCTGCTCGCGCTGTTCGTGCTCCCGTTCTACCTCGTCGGGTCGTCGCTGCCGTCCATCCGGAACTACTACCCGATGTGGGCGACCGCGGCCGAGCTGCGCGAGCCCGGCACGTTCGCCGTCCACGCCGCCAAGCAGTTCGCGCTGGTCGTCGCCGTCGAGACGTACTACCGGGGGCTGCTCTGTGTCGGCGTCGGCGAGCGCTTCGGCATCAAGGCCGCGTTCATCAGTCCCGTCGTCTACGCGCTGCACCACATCGGGAAGCCGCCGATAGAGATGCTGCTCTCCGGGCCGACCGACGTGCTGTTCGGCGCGGTCGACTACAAGAGCGGCTCTATCCTGCCCTCCGTCATCGCGCACGGGGCCGGGCTGGTGCTGCTCGACTGGCTGGTCATCCACGACCCGCTCATCCCACCGGAGACGGTGTACGGCTGGCTGGAGTGGCTGCCCGTCCCGCTGTAG
- the nreA gene encoding DNA repair protein NreA, whose translation MRLDDYIEGLEPDESQRRRQLAEEKSYAITEYLEDFQSRFEETVQGDSLYGATAPSIFVGRTNYPDVSTGLLSPVAEGDPTDFVTDGQWYQQGLGVGDVVERRTGLLNSRRRANVNVEDVWDGFVGVQREVAIAGDPVDVEIGLDGKLDLDLDVGEGVATPTGPSASATSVDLTENPYVPRPVKKTLEDDDWQAQGAMTYLYRRGLDVYDINRVLSAGALGQGENRRLVPTRWSITAVDDTIGQYLRGKLRHAPSVDSVEVRMNEYMGNRFWVVLAPGQWEFELVEMKAPGSVWNPDPSGDIWMGSASEGYEGRTGYVDETAGAYYASRLGVLEHLADRGRQAKCLVLREVSDDYWAPVGVWQVRESVRNAFDGTPWHSVDEDAVDESLEGEHGEAETFHGAVRTIAQRLPVSYDRLRRKSDLVAGVQSSLGDF comes from the coding sequence ATGCGGCTCGACGACTACATCGAGGGACTGGAGCCCGACGAGTCCCAGCGCCGCCGACAGCTCGCCGAGGAGAAGTCCTACGCCATCACCGAGTACCTCGAGGACTTCCAGTCGCGCTTCGAGGAGACCGTGCAGGGCGACTCGCTCTACGGAGCCACGGCTCCCTCCATCTTCGTCGGTCGGACGAACTACCCGGACGTCTCGACGGGCCTGCTCTCGCCCGTCGCGGAGGGGGACCCCACCGACTTCGTCACCGACGGCCAGTGGTACCAGCAGGGCCTCGGCGTCGGCGACGTCGTCGAGCGGCGCACCGGCCTGCTGAACTCCCGCCGGCGCGCGAACGTGAACGTCGAGGACGTCTGGGACGGCTTCGTCGGCGTCCAGCGCGAGGTCGCCATCGCGGGCGACCCGGTCGACGTGGAGATCGGCCTCGACGGCAAGCTCGACCTCGACCTCGACGTGGGCGAGGGCGTGGCGACGCCGACCGGCCCGAGCGCCAGCGCCACCTCCGTCGACCTCACCGAGAACCCGTACGTCCCGCGCCCGGTGAAGAAGACGCTGGAGGACGACGACTGGCAGGCCCAGGGCGCGATGACGTACCTCTACCGGCGGGGTCTCGACGTGTACGACATCAACCGCGTGCTGTCGGCCGGTGCGCTCGGGCAGGGCGAGAACCGGCGGCTCGTCCCGACCCGCTGGTCCATCACCGCGGTCGACGACACCATCGGCCAGTACCTCCGGGGAAAGCTCCGCCACGCGCCGAGCGTCGACAGCGTCGAGGTGCGCATGAACGAGTACATGGGCAACCGCTTCTGGGTCGTCCTCGCGCCCGGCCAGTGGGAGTTCGAGCTCGTCGAGATGAAGGCCCCGGGCAGCGTCTGGAACCCCGACCCGTCCGGCGACATCTGGATGGGGAGCGCCTCGGAGGGCTACGAGGGCCGGACCGGCTACGTCGACGAGACCGCCGGGGCGTACTACGCCAGCCGGCTCGGCGTCCTCGAACACCTCGCCGACCGCGGCCGCCAGGCGAAGTGCCTGGTGCTCCGCGAGGTCAGCGACGACTACTGGGCACCGGTCGGCGTCTGGCAGGTGCGCGAGAGCGTCCGCAACGCCTTCGACGGGACGCCGTGGCACAGCGTGGACGAGGACGCGGTGGACGAATCGCTCGAGGGCGAGCACGGCGAGGCAGAGACGTTCCACGGGGCGGTCCGGACCATCGCACAGCGCCTGCCGGTCTCCTACGACCGGCTCCGCCGGAAGTCCGACCTCGTCGCCGGCGTGCAGAGCTCGCTGGGTGACTTCTGA
- a CDS encoding rhomboid family intramembrane serine protease, with amino-acid sequence MANCDECGDETNMPYTCNRCGGKFCGTHRLPENHDCPGLQWNDPQGVWAEETTTASDDSEGGVLSGLTADPFRRGGPLAYFRGNMTFVFLGLMWVTWALQYFIVPNVTDIQAGSQAWTDIFALQSEHPEYVWAWFTSIFSHAPSLYHIAGNSIVIFFFGRLVEEYVGSRDYIFLFLGSGVLAGLGHIGLALVTGEPTALYGASGAALALMGVLTIIRPNLTVLIYFIIPTPIWVLTGLYALVSVTGILGGSVMPGGGNVAHAAHLFGLVLGLLYGQYVKDKVSLPRETSLGGGRRGGGGGRGPF; translated from the coding sequence ATGGCCAACTGCGACGAGTGCGGCGACGAGACGAACATGCCGTACACCTGCAACCGGTGTGGCGGGAAGTTCTGTGGCACCCACCGGCTGCCCGAGAACCACGACTGTCCCGGGCTGCAGTGGAACGACCCGCAGGGCGTCTGGGCCGAGGAGACGACGACAGCGAGCGACGACAGCGAAGGTGGCGTGCTGAGCGGCCTCACGGCAGACCCGTTCCGCCGCGGCGGCCCGCTGGCGTACTTCCGCGGGAACATGACGTTCGTGTTCCTCGGGCTGATGTGGGTGACGTGGGCGCTACAGTACTTCATCGTCCCGAACGTCACCGACATCCAGGCCGGCTCGCAGGCGTGGACCGACATCTTCGCGCTCCAGAGCGAGCACCCCGAGTACGTCTGGGCGTGGTTCACCTCCATCTTCTCGCACGCGCCCAGCCTCTACCACATCGCCGGGAACAGCATCGTGATATTCTTCTTCGGCCGATTGGTCGAGGAGTACGTCGGGAGCCGGGACTACATCTTCCTGTTCCTCGGGAGCGGCGTCCTCGCCGGACTCGGCCACATCGGCCTCGCACTGGTGACCGGCGAACCGACCGCGCTGTACGGAGCCTCCGGTGCCGCGCTCGCCCTGATGGGCGTGCTGACGATCATCCGCCCCAACCTCACCGTGCTCATCTACTTCATCATCCCGACGCCCATCTGGGTGCTCACCGGGCTGTACGCGCTCGTCAGCGTCACCGGGATCCTCGGCGGGAGCGTCATGCCCGGCGGGGGGAACGTCGCCCACGCGGCCCACCTGTTCGGCCTCGTGCTCGGCCTGCTGTACGGCCAGTACGTGAAGGACAAGGTGAGCCTCCCCCGGGAGACCAGCCTCGGCGGCGGCCGTCGCGGCGGCGGTGGCGGACGCGGCCCGTTCTGA
- a CDS encoding DUF7853 family protein codes for MSTTNRTRSQTNQTRLDLSRAEEWVVHHVALSALTDESDSPHAPQPWWALETAKKLEAGVRSFTQFEGWRLRAELLAYAANPATPVEDAARARTVGDRLERMFAPPPPAIENDMAVDQALRLDRD; via the coding sequence ATGTCGACCACGAACCGAACCCGCAGCCAGACGAACCAGACCCGCCTCGACCTCTCACGAGCCGAGGAGTGGGTCGTCCACCACGTCGCGCTGTCCGCGCTGACGGACGAGAGCGACTCGCCCCACGCGCCGCAGCCGTGGTGGGCACTCGAGACCGCGAAGAAACTCGAAGCTGGCGTGCGCTCGTTCACACAGTTCGAGGGCTGGCGTCTGCGGGCCGAACTGCTCGCGTACGCCGCGAACCCGGCCACCCCGGTCGAGGACGCGGCGCGCGCACGGACGGTTGGCGACCGTCTCGAACGCATGTTCGCCCCGCCGCCGCCCGCCATCGAGAACGACATGGCGGTCGATCAGGCACTTCGACTGGATCGAGACTGA
- a CDS encoding WD40/YVTN/BNR-like repeat-containing protein, with product MVLLVGTFDGLFAVPEDDDAPERRLDATVHRLHSTAGGCVAATESGLYRTTDGHDWVHVADLPGAAVSTGVSPDGERWYVGTDPAAVYVSTDDGASWRELEALQSLPGRERWRDRAPGDDASVRTMAVHPGAPDRLAVGIEPGGVYLSVDGGETWSARSAGVHDDVHHLLALGADEYVAACGNGLYRTDDAGRTWLRQDTDFRDFWFNYFRESCEHDGTLYIGANGWGPAAPGGALFEAHDGEVDRLPYPGENESFPVSWAVVDGTVYAGTMDVRDGFGQYEPARILRREERGWFEVATVPAGARTLATV from the coding sequence ATGGTGCTACTCGTCGGCACGTTCGACGGTCTCTTCGCCGTCCCGGAGGACGACGACGCCCCCGAACGACGGCTGGACGCGACCGTCCACCGACTGCACTCGACCGCCGGCGGCTGCGTCGCGGCCACCGAGTCCGGCCTCTACCGGACGACCGACGGCCACGACTGGGTCCACGTCGCGGACCTCCCCGGTGCCGCCGTCTCGACGGGTGTCAGCCCGGACGGCGAGCGCTGGTACGTCGGCACCGACCCCGCCGCCGTCTACGTCTCCACCGACGACGGGGCGAGCTGGCGCGAGCTCGAAGCCCTCCAGTCGCTCCCCGGCCGCGAGCGCTGGCGCGACCGCGCACCCGGCGACGACGCGAGCGTCCGTACGATGGCCGTCCATCCGGGCGCACCCGACCGGCTCGCCGTCGGCATCGAACCCGGCGGCGTCTACCTCAGCGTCGACGGCGGCGAGACGTGGTCGGCCCGCTCCGCGGGCGTCCACGACGACGTCCACCACCTGCTCGCGCTCGGGGCCGACGAGTACGTCGCCGCCTGCGGGAACGGGCTCTACCGGACCGACGACGCCGGCCGCACGTGGCTCAGACAGGACACCGACTTCCGCGACTTCTGGTTCAACTACTTCCGCGAGAGCTGCGAGCACGACGGGACGCTGTACATCGGTGCGAACGGCTGGGGGCCCGCCGCACCCGGCGGCGCGCTGTTCGAGGCGCACGACGGCGAGGTCGACCGGCTCCCGTACCCCGGCGAGAACGAGTCGTTCCCCGTCTCCTGGGCCGTCGTCGACGGCACCGTCTACGCCGGCACGATGGACGTACGCGACGGCTTCGGCCAGTACGAACCCGCCCGCATCCTCCGGCGCGAGGAGCGCGGCTGGTTCGAGGTCGCGACGGTCCCCGCGGGAGCCAGAACGCTCGCGACGGTTTAA
- a CDS encoding DUF302 domain-containing protein: protein MGLESNDESDVELPTPSDDEIGKKQATLEMEHEAAIEHVREAFADAGFGTAVEFSVSDLLAEKIGADRDPYYILGACNPEMADRGLDMSPELGGLMPCNVVVWEEEPGRQHVYHVSIMKIAPLLGMAPNDEDWDELVADTGELVEAAFENLDTA, encoded by the coding sequence ATGGGACTCGAATCCAACGACGAGAGCGACGTCGAACTGCCGACCCCGAGCGACGACGAGATCGGCAAGAAGCAGGCCACGCTCGAGATGGAACACGAGGCGGCCATCGAGCACGTGCGCGAGGCCTTCGCCGACGCGGGGTTCGGCACCGCCGTCGAGTTCTCCGTCTCGGACCTGCTCGCCGAGAAGATCGGCGCGGACCGCGACCCGTACTACATCCTCGGGGCGTGCAACCCGGAGATGGCCGACCGCGGGCTCGACATGAGCCCCGAGCTCGGCGGACTGATGCCGTGTAACGTCGTCGTCTGGGAGGAGGAGCCCGGTCGGCAGCACGTCTACCACGTCTCCATCATGAAGATCGCGCCGCTGCTCGGGATGGCACCGAACGACGAGGACTGGGACGAACTGGTCGCCGACACCGGCGAACTCGTCGAGGCGGCGTTCGAGAACCTCGATACGGCCTGA
- a CDS encoding DUF7139 domain-containing protein, producing the protein MTSLADVYEDNVGEVEDLRRFYLGVALFAAGALLTVVGILVGGTDLLGAVGVGVYDARKVAGVLGGLGVPAVLVGVFTVLPASKRIRAAAAIGASLCVLGVALFWYAYPTYWVTGPQERTGLTLLVAAVYSFGVFASIGCLFSAVVTFKTRNDPGGTVTMQVTREGETRVVEVPAEHAEQAAYGGVGMFGADPDGSVETQTNQPAPGSNQSSGGATASAAASSRSSRGGGSPGLGGTGTATSDGGASTRDIQSPMDTHDDGEVLQSDSGRREKSLADRYCGNCQHFEYVRTNRGMQPYCGAHDEVMDDMEACQQWEPNN; encoded by the coding sequence ATGACCAGTCTCGCGGACGTGTACGAGGACAACGTCGGGGAGGTCGAGGACCTCCGACGCTTCTACCTGGGGGTCGCACTGTTCGCGGCGGGTGCGTTGCTCACGGTGGTGGGTATCCTCGTCGGGGGGACCGACCTGCTCGGGGCGGTCGGCGTGGGCGTCTACGACGCACGGAAGGTCGCCGGGGTGCTGGGTGGACTCGGCGTGCCGGCCGTGCTCGTCGGCGTGTTCACGGTCCTGCCGGCGAGCAAGCGCATCCGAGCCGCCGCAGCGATCGGGGCGAGCCTCTGCGTGCTCGGCGTCGCGCTGTTCTGGTACGCCTACCCGACGTACTGGGTGACGGGCCCGCAGGAGCGCACCGGGCTCACCCTCCTCGTCGCGGCGGTGTACTCCTTCGGCGTCTTCGCCTCCATCGGCTGCCTGTTCAGCGCCGTCGTGACGTTCAAGACGCGCAACGACCCCGGCGGCACCGTCACGATGCAGGTCACCCGCGAGGGCGAGACCCGCGTCGTCGAGGTGCCCGCCGAACACGCCGAGCAGGCCGCCTACGGCGGTGTCGGCATGTTCGGTGCGGACCCCGACGGCTCCGTCGAGACGCAGACGAACCAGCCCGCACCGGGGTCGAACCAGTCCTCCGGCGGGGCAACGGCGTCGGCCGCGGCGTCGTCGCGGTCGTCCCGTGGTGGCGGGTCACCGGGGCTCGGTGGCACGGGCACCGCGACGAGCGACGGCGGGGCGTCGACCCGGGACATCCAGTCGCCGATGGACACACACGACGACGGCGAGGTGCTCCAGTCCGACTCGGGTCGGCGCGAGAAGAGCCTCGCCGACCGCTACTGCGGCAACTGCCAGCACTTCGAGTACGTCCGGACGAACCGCGGGATGCAGCCCTACTGCGGCGCGCACGACGAGGTCATGGACGACATGGAGGCGTGCCAGCAGTGGGAGCCGAACAACTAG
- the polX gene encoding DNA polymerase/3'-5' exonuclease PolX: MTLQDDVAARLEEMADLLEADDVDYKPNAYRRAAESIRDYQGSFDDLVAEGADAVDELDHVGDAISSKIVEYAETGEIEELSELRERYPVALDALLRVEGVGPKTVGTLYDELGVTDLEDLEAAARAEKIRELHGFGPKTEENILGNIEFAKSAGERTLLGDARPLADELVGYLAGASPVEHVEVAGSLRRWRATIGDIDVLVGTDDGEAAIDSLRDWEATDDVIEAGTEKASVRSDGMRVDLRVVVPDEFGSALQYFTGSKAHNVALRNYAIDRGLKLNEYGAFDVSDVDDPDAGQRVGERVAGDTEESMYDALDLPCIPPEIREDRGEIAAAADDDLPDLLTADEIRGDLHTHTDRSDGAESIESMLDGAAAFGHDYIAVTDHATGPGVVGGVGVPDEELLEQAHEIRELADNYDITVFTGVEANITADGEISVDDDVLAELDVVVASPHAALDGDGTDRLVRAMEHPSVDILGHPTGRLLNQRPGLDVDAEALAEAAAREGVALEINSDPHRLDLSGGPVKVAVDAGATIAIDTDAHRTPSFGHIRFGVHTARRGWAEAADVLNTRDADGVREFLH; encoded by the coding sequence ATGACACTACAGGACGACGTCGCCGCACGACTGGAGGAGATGGCGGACCTGCTCGAAGCCGACGACGTGGACTACAAGCCGAACGCCTACCGCCGCGCGGCCGAGAGCATCCGCGACTACCAGGGCTCGTTCGACGACCTCGTCGCGGAGGGTGCCGACGCCGTGGACGAGCTGGACCACGTCGGCGACGCCATCTCGTCGAAGATCGTCGAGTACGCCGAAACCGGGGAGATCGAGGAGCTTTCGGAGCTGCGCGAGCGCTACCCCGTCGCGCTCGACGCCTTGCTCAGGGTGGAGGGCGTCGGCCCGAAGACCGTCGGGACGCTGTACGACGAGCTCGGCGTGACCGATCTGGAGGACCTGGAGGCGGCCGCACGCGCGGAGAAGATACGCGAGCTCCACGGCTTCGGCCCGAAGACCGAGGAGAACATCCTGGGGAACATCGAGTTTGCCAAGTCCGCCGGCGAACGGACGTTGCTCGGCGACGCCCGCCCGCTCGCCGACGAGCTCGTCGGCTACCTCGCGGGAGCCTCGCCCGTCGAACACGTCGAGGTGGCGGGTTCGCTCCGGCGCTGGCGGGCGACAATCGGCGACATCGACGTGCTCGTCGGCACCGACGACGGCGAGGCGGCCATCGACTCCCTGCGCGACTGGGAGGCCACGGACGACGTCATCGAGGCCGGCACGGAGAAGGCGAGCGTCCGCAGCGACGGGATGCGCGTCGACCTGCGCGTCGTCGTCCCCGACGAGTTCGGCTCGGCGCTCCAGTACTTCACCGGGAGCAAGGCCCACAACGTCGCCCTGCGGAACTACGCCATCGACCGCGGCCTGAAGCTCAACGAGTACGGCGCGTTCGACGTGAGCGACGTGGACGACCCCGACGCCGGCCAGCGCGTGGGGGAGCGCGTCGCCGGTGACACGGAGGAATCGATGTACGACGCGCTCGACCTGCCCTGTATTCCACCCGAGATCCGGGAGGACCGCGGCGAGATAGCCGCCGCAGCCGACGACGACCTGCCGGACCTGCTGACCGCGGACGAGATCCGCGGCGACCTCCACACACACACCGACCGGTCCGACGGTGCGGAGTCCATCGAGTCGATGCTCGACGGTGCGGCCGCCTTCGGCCACGACTACATCGCCGTCACCGACCACGCGACCGGCCCGGGCGTCGTCGGCGGTGTCGGCGTCCCCGACGAGGAACTGCTCGAACAGGCCCACGAGATCCGAGAGCTCGCCGACAACTACGACATCACCGTCTTCACCGGCGTCGAGGCGAACATCACCGCCGACGGCGAGATATCCGTCGACGACGACGTGCTCGCAGAGCTCGACGTGGTCGTCGCCTCGCCACACGCCGCCCTCGACGGCGACGGCACCGACCGACTCGTCCGCGCGATGGAGCACCCCTCGGTCGACATCCTCGGCCACCCCACCGGCCGGCTGCTGAATCAGCGGCCCGGCCTCGACGTCGACGCCGAGGCGCTCGCCGAGGCCGCCGCACGGGAGGGCGTCGCGCTGGAGATCAACAGCGACCCGCACCGGCTCGACCTCTCCGGCGGCCCGGTCAAGGTCGCCGTCGACGCCGGCGCGACCATCGCCATCGACACCGACGCCCACCGGACGCCATCGTTCGGACACATCCGCTTCGGTGTCCACACCGCCCGCCGGGGGTGGGCCGAGGCCGCCGACGTGCTGAACACGCGCGACGCCGACGGCGTCCGCGAGTTCCTGCACTGA
- a CDS encoding transcription initiation factor IIB has translation MTRSTRQRERETETEASDEQEGVRECPECSSENLVKSSDRGELVCDDCGLVVEEEKIDPGPEWRAFNHQERQEKSRVGAPTTQTMHDKGLTTTIDWKDKDAYGRSISSKKRSQMHRLRKWQERIRTKDAGERNLQFALSEIDRMASALGVPRSVREVASVIYRRALKEDLIRGRSIEGVATSALYAACRKEGIPRSLEEISEVSRVERKEIGRTYRYISQELGLEMRPVDPKKYVPRFCSELELSEEVQTKANEIIETTAEKGLLSGKSPTGYAAAAIYAASLLCNEKKTQREVADVAQVTEVTIRNRYQEQIEAMGIHS, from the coding sequence ATGACACGGTCCACCCGCCAGCGGGAGCGAGAAACCGAGACCGAGGCGTCGGACGAGCAGGAGGGAGTCAGGGAGTGTCCCGAATGCAGTTCCGAGAACCTGGTCAAGAGTTCCGACAGGGGCGAACTCGTCTGCGACGACTGCGGGCTCGTCGTCGAGGAGGAGAAGATCGACCCCGGTCCGGAGTGGCGAGCGTTCAACCACCAGGAGCGCCAGGAGAAGTCTCGCGTCGGTGCCCCCACAACGCAGACGATGCACGACAAGGGGCTGACGACGACTATCGACTGGAAAGACAAGGACGCGTACGGCCGTTCTATCTCCTCGAAGAAGCGGAGTCAGATGCACCGGCTCCGCAAGTGGCAGGAGCGCATCAGAACCAAGGACGCGGGCGAGCGCAATCTACAGTTCGCGCTCAGCGAGATCGACCGCATGGCCAGCGCACTGGGCGTCCCACGCTCGGTCCGCGAGGTCGCCTCGGTCATCTACCGCCGCGCCCTGAAGGAGGACCTCATCCGTGGCCGGTCCATCGAGGGCGTCGCGACGAGCGCGCTCTACGCGGCCTGCCGCAAGGAGGGGATCCCGCGCAGCCTCGAGGAGATCTCGGAGGTCTCCCGGGTCGAGCGCAAGGAGATCGGGCGCACGTACCGATACATCTCCCAGGAACTCGGCCTGGAGATGCGGCCGGTCGACCCGAAGAAGTACGTTCCCCGTTTCTGCTCCGAACTCGAACTCTCCGAAGAGGTACAGACCAAGGCCAACGAGATAATCGAGACGACCGCGGAGAAGGGTCTGCTCTCCGGCAAGTCGCCGACCGGCTACGCCGCCGCCGCCATCTACGCCGCCTCGCTGCTGTGCAACGAGAAGAAGACACAGCGCGAGGTGGCCGACGTGGCGCAGGTGACGGAGGTCACCATCCGGAACCGCTACCAGGAGCAGATCGAAGCGATGGGTATCCACAGCTAG
- a CDS encoding endonuclease V, translated as MRTEFVPDPAASRAEMTAQQRDIADAATFADDFAFDCDAVGTDTGPLVAGVDQAFLDDRAVSAIVVTRGDSVVERAHAVSPLSIPYIPGLLSFREGNPILAAFEELETEPDCVLFDGSGRIHFRQAGLATHIGVVLDIPSVGVAKNLLCGTPEASTDGLRAGERVGIDADGDVDAPAGTRIGYAVQTKQYDSPNRHVNPLYVSPGHRVSAETAADWTLATSAGYKLPEPTRLADAHAADVKRTIDT; from the coding sequence ATGCGGACCGAGTTCGTTCCGGACCCGGCTGCCTCCCGCGCGGAGATGACGGCCCAGCAGCGCGACATCGCCGACGCCGCGACGTTCGCGGACGACTTCGCGTTCGACTGCGACGCGGTCGGCACCGACACCGGCCCGCTCGTCGCGGGCGTCGACCAGGCATTCCTCGACGATCGCGCGGTGAGCGCCATCGTCGTCACCCGCGGCGACAGCGTTGTCGAGCGCGCCCACGCCGTCTCGCCGCTCTCGATCCCGTACATCCCCGGCCTCCTGTCGTTCCGCGAGGGCAACCCCATCCTCGCCGCGTTCGAGGAACTGGAGACGGAGCCGGACTGCGTGCTGTTCGACGGGAGCGGCCGCATCCACTTCCGGCAGGCCGGGCTCGCGACGCACATCGGCGTCGTGCTCGATATCCCGAGCGTCGGCGTCGCCAAGAACCTGCTCTGTGGGACGCCCGAAGCGTCGACCGACGGCCTCCGGGCTGGCGAGCGCGTCGGCATCGACGCCGACGGCGACGTGGACGCGCCCGCGGGAACGAGAATCGGCTACGCCGTGCAGACGAAGCAGTACGACTCGCCGAACCGCCACGTCAACCCGCTGTACGTCAGTCCCGGCCACCGCGTCAGTGCCGAGACGGCGGCGGACTGGACGCTCGCCACGTCGGCGGGCTACAAGCTCCCCGAGCCGACCCGGCTGGCCGACGCACACGCCGCGGACGTGAAACGAACCATCGACACTTAG
- a CDS encoding Mut7-C RNAse domain-containing protein has translation MRYLLDAMLGTLPTYLRLCGHDTVYALDRDVEADEAVLGLAAEEERTLVTRDGRLAARADDAVLLRERDTEPQLRELAAAGVELTPAPEPVHCGRCNGRLVRDDAADSDTRPAYVPDDADPVWRCLDCDQRFWKGSHWERMVATLADVRDTSGETATDG, from the coding sequence ATGCGGTACCTCCTCGACGCGATGCTCGGCACCCTCCCGACCTACCTGCGGCTCTGCGGCCACGACACCGTCTACGCGCTGGACCGCGACGTGGAGGCGGACGAGGCCGTGCTCGGGCTGGCGGCCGAGGAGGAGCGCACGCTCGTCACACGGGACGGACGGCTCGCCGCGCGGGCCGACGACGCCGTCCTGCTCCGGGAGCGCGACACGGAGCCACAGCTCCGCGAACTCGCCGCGGCCGGCGTCGAGCTCACACCCGCCCCCGAACCGGTCCACTGCGGGCGGTGCAACGGTCGGCTCGTCCGGGATGACGCCGCCGATTCGGACACCCGGCCGGCGTACGTCCCCGACGATGCCGACCCTGTCTGGCGGTGTCTGGACTGCGACCAGCGGTTCTGGAAGGGGAGCCACTGGGAACGGATGGTCGCGACGCTGGCGGACGTACGGGACACGTCAGGAGAGACGGCTACGGACGGCTAG